One Antarctobacter heliothermus DNA segment encodes these proteins:
- a CDS encoding ABC transporter ATP-binding protein, translated as MTPAPTVLTAQSARVVYNQHSDHPVEAVRDITLDLRQGEILALVGPSGCGKTTLFNAIAGLIPLQGGHVTVGETQVSKATGHVGYMLQKDLLLPWRSVIDNITLGLEIRGVPKVRARERAQELIDRYGLTGFERSKPSGLSGGMRQRAALMRTLAFDPDVILLDEPFSALDFQTRILLQADVKRIIRDEGRSVILITHDIGEAISMANRIVVLTNRPATVKTIHETPWGNEDVDPVTVRDRPEYQQLFSTIWQELELTPRQ; from the coding sequence ATGACCCCTGCCCCCACCGTCCTGACCGCCCAAAGCGCGCGCGTCGTCTACAACCAACACAGCGATCATCCCGTCGAGGCCGTCCGCGACATCACGCTGGATCTGCGCCAAGGCGAAATCCTTGCGCTGGTCGGCCCGTCGGGCTGCGGCAAGACCACCTTGTTCAACGCCATTGCCGGGCTGATCCCCTTGCAGGGCGGCCACGTCACCGTGGGCGAGACGCAGGTTTCAAAAGCCACCGGCCATGTCGGTTACATGCTGCAAAAAGACCTGCTGCTGCCTTGGCGCAGCGTGATCGACAACATCACACTTGGGCTGGAGATCCGGGGCGTGCCCAAAGTCCGCGCGCGTGAACGGGCGCAAGAGCTGATCGACCGCTACGGGCTGACGGGTTTTGAGCGGTCCAAACCCTCGGGCCTGTCCGGCGGGATGCGCCAGCGCGCCGCCTTGATGCGGACACTGGCCTTTGATCCCGATGTCATCCTGCTGGACGAACCTTTTTCCGCTCTGGACTTTCAGACCCGCATCCTGCTGCAGGCGGATGTCAAACGCATCATTCGCGACGAAGGGCGCAGCGTGATCCTGATCACCCATGACATTGGCGAGGCGATCTCTATGGCGAACCGGATCGTCGTCCTGACAAACCGGCCTGCCACCGTCAAAACAATCCACGAAACCCCTTGGGGCAATGAGGATGTTGACCCTGTCACGGTGCGTGACCGGCCGGAATACCAACAGCTCTTTTCGACCATCTGGCAAGAGTTGGAACTGACGCCCCGGCAATAG
- a CDS encoding cysteine hydrolase family protein, whose amino-acid sequence MMQDSQARRLDLPALPQTVSLDPTTTALIVVDMQNAYASHGGYLDLAGFDLTGAETVNSNVATLTQLCRDSGVQVVFLQNGWDPDYVEAGGPTSVNQAKSNALRLMRERPELKGQLLAKGGWDYALIDALEVKEGDILVPKSRYSGFVNTPLDSILRSRGIQTLLVCGVATNVCVETTIRDAFGLEYHPVMVEDCCLQAGPSQMQDATIFAIRTFFGWTTTLDEVTATLTS is encoded by the coding sequence ATGATGCAAGACTCCCAAGCGCGCCGGCTGGATTTGCCGGCGCTGCCCCAGACGGTCAGTCTGGACCCGACCACAACGGCGCTGATCGTCGTGGACATGCAGAACGCCTATGCCTCGCACGGGGGCTATCTGGATCTGGCCGGGTTCGACCTGACCGGCGCCGAAACGGTCAACAGCAATGTCGCAACCCTGACCCAGCTTTGCCGGGACAGCGGCGTGCAGGTGGTGTTCCTGCAAAATGGCTGGGACCCGGACTATGTCGAGGCCGGCGGCCCGACCTCGGTCAATCAGGCGAAATCGAACGCCTTGCGCCTGATGCGGGAACGCCCCGAACTCAAGGGGCAATTGCTGGCCAAAGGCGGCTGGGATTACGCCCTGATTGACGCGCTAGAGGTGAAAGAAGGTGACATTCTGGTGCCCAAGTCGCGGTACTCGGGCTTTGTGAACACGCCGCTGGATTCGATCCTGCGGTCGCGCGGGATCCAGACCTTGCTGGTCTGCGGCGTCGCCACCAACGTCTGCGTCGAAACCACGATCCGCGATGCCTTTGGGTTGGAATACCACCCCGTCATGGTCGAGGACTGCTGTCTTCAGGCGGGCCCGTCCCAGATGCAGGACGCCACGATCTTTGCCATCCGCACTTTCTTTGGCTGGACCACCACGCTGGACGAAGTGACCGCAACGCTGACCAGCTAA
- a CDS encoding ABC transporter permease, with amino-acid sequence MTMAVETEPPAKAPSPPRQRSNLGEALRIRAYQAGVLLALIAFWQIGLWVGWLKPFIYGTPLGVLQSFISLIADGSLLRHFWVTGQEVVIGFIIGCTLGSAGGLLLWLSPLWAKILHPYMIALNGVPKIALAPLIIVWFGLGMESKIAIASIITFIVAFLQAHKGSQEIDPDLIRLMKSLGATPWQTFRTIVVPGSVPWIVSALRLNVGFALIGAVVGEYISAEEGLGYMVYYAGQLYDLNAVWVGIFSLMIMALLLEAIVARLERFIDLEH; translated from the coding sequence ATGACCATGGCAGTCGAAACAGAGCCCCCCGCCAAGGCCCCCTCCCCGCCCAGACAACGCAGCAATCTGGGCGAGGCCCTGCGCATCCGCGCGTATCAGGCGGGCGTCCTGCTTGCCCTGATCGCCTTTTGGCAGATCGGTCTGTGGGTCGGCTGGCTGAAACCCTTTATCTACGGCACCCCCTTGGGGGTGCTGCAATCCTTCATCAGCCTGATCGCTGACGGCAGTCTGCTGCGACATTTCTGGGTGACAGGCCAAGAGGTTGTGATTGGCTTTATCATTGGCTGCACGCTGGGCAGCGCCGGGGGTCTTTTACTGTGGCTTTCACCGCTCTGGGCCAAGATCCTGCACCCCTACATGATCGCCCTGAACGGGGTGCCCAAGATCGCGCTGGCACCGCTGATTATCGTCTGGTTCGGGCTGGGAATGGAAAGCAAGATCGCCATCGCGTCGATCATCACCTTTATCGTTGCCTTCCTTCAGGCGCACAAAGGCTCTCAGGAAATCGACCCCGACCTGATCCGGCTGATGAAATCGCTGGGCGCGACCCCGTGGCAGACCTTCCGCACCATCGTCGTCCCCGGCAGCGTGCCGTGGATCGTTTCGGCCCTGCGTCTCAACGTCGGCTTTGCGCTGATCGGGGCCGTTGTCGGCGAATACATCTCTGCCGAAGAGGGCCTTGGCTACATGGTTTACTACGCAGGCCAGCTTTACGACCTGAACGCGGTCTGGGTGGGCATCTTCAGCCTCATGATCATGGCGCTTTTGCTAGAGGCCATCGTCGCGCGCCTTGAACGTTTCATCGACCTGGAGCACTAA
- a CDS encoding alpha/beta fold hydrolase, with amino-acid sequence MSELILPDGETLYYEEHGTGRPLMMVAGLGGIGAYWAPQIAPFSKQFRVILHDHRGTGGSSRSQIKYSVEQMAEDTLALMDALDIEQADFIGHSTGAAIAQVIALDHPDRLGRIILASGWTTADGFFRRCFETRKQLLMTAGPEAYIKATPLFLHPSWWIRDNIDQIESGESGVYGGHHDVGIMASRIDALLAFDRSADLPKIPHQVLVMGVANDHLTPAYFSEALAAAIPNASLSIMQDGAHAASQILPDEFNAIAMDFLKGGHA; translated from the coding sequence ATGTCCGAACTCATCCTTCCTGACGGCGAAACGCTATACTACGAGGAACACGGCACGGGTCGGCCGCTGATGATGGTCGCTGGACTGGGCGGGATCGGGGCCTATTGGGCCCCCCAGATCGCCCCCTTTTCCAAACAGTTCCGCGTCATTCTGCACGATCATCGCGGCACCGGCGGGTCAAGCCGGTCGCAGATCAAATACTCGGTCGAGCAGATGGCCGAGGACACTCTGGCGCTGATGGACGCGCTGGACATCGAGCAGGCGGATTTCATCGGCCATTCCACCGGCGCGGCCATTGCGCAGGTCATCGCGCTGGATCACCCGGACCGGCTGGGGCGGATCATCCTTGCCTCGGGCTGGACCACCGCCGACGGCTTTTTCCGCCGCTGCTTTGAAACCCGCAAACAGTTGCTGATGACCGCCGGACCAGAGGCCTACATCAAGGCGACGCCATTGTTCCTGCACCCCAGTTGGTGGATTCGCGACAACATCGACCAGATCGAAAGCGGCGAAAGCGGCGTCTATGGCGGCCACCACGATGTCGGCATCATGGCCAGCCGGATCGACGCGCTGCTGGCCTTTGACCGCAGCGCCGACCTGCCGAAAATCCCCCATCAGGTGCTGGTCATGGGGGTCGCCAACGACCACCTCACCCCGGCCTATTTCTCCGAAGCGCTTGCAGCGGCAATCCCCAATGCGTCGCTGTCGATCATGCAAGACGGCGCACATGCAGCCAGCCAGATCCTGCCGGACGAATTCAACGCCATTGCCATGGATTTCCTCAAAGGAGGCCACGCATGA
- a CDS encoding ectoine synthase, whose amino-acid sequence MIVSHVDNIKGTDADASGPGWRSLRFGLKSDKLGFTMTETTIDAGVDHILWYKHHIEAVYVISGEGEIENFETEEIHPIKPGSFYALNDNDRHRFASFTEMKLICTFDPPLSGRETHDEDRSYLPDL is encoded by the coding sequence ATGATCGTATCGCACGTTGACAACATCAAAGGCACCGATGCCGACGCCTCCGGCCCTGGATGGCGCTCTCTCCGTTTCGGTCTGAAGAGCGATAAGCTCGGCTTTACCATGACCGAAACGACAATCGATGCCGGGGTCGACCATATCCTTTGGTACAAGCACCACATCGAAGCAGTCTATGTCATCTCCGGCGAGGGCGAGATCGAGAATTTTGAAACCGAAGAGATACATCCGATCAAACCCGGCTCTTTCTATGCGCTGAATGACAACGATCGCCATCGCTTTGCGTCCTTCACCGAAATGAAACTGATTTGCACTTTTGATCCGCCCCTTAGCGGGCGCGAAACGCACGATGAGGATCGCAGTTACTTGCCTGATCTCTGA
- a CDS encoding Rid family hydrolase — protein MFTPVIPEGAPTPIAPFVPGSRVGDTLYVAGMLALGPNGESLHKGDVKAQTRYVIEEILRVVKASGGDLSDICYNAIFLKNRDDYAAFNEVYAEYFGKNPPARYCIIAELVREELLVEIATTAYFGQPG, from the coding sequence ATGTTCACTCCCGTCATTCCCGAAGGCGCGCCGACGCCCATTGCCCCCTTTGTCCCCGGCTCACGTGTCGGCGACACCCTATACGTCGCGGGTATGCTTGCCCTTGGGCCAAATGGCGAAAGCCTGCACAAGGGCGATGTCAAAGCCCAGACACGCTATGTCATCGAAGAGATCCTGCGCGTGGTCAAAGCCTCTGGCGGCGACCTGTCAGACATCTGCTACAACGCGATCTTTCTCAAGAACCGCGATGATTATGCCGCCTTCAATGAGGTCTACGCCGAATATTTCGGGAAAAACCCGCCCGCGCGCTACTGCATCATCGCGGAACTGGTCCGCGAAGAATTGCTGGTCGAAATCGCCACCACCGCCTACTTCGGACAGCCCGGATGA
- a CDS encoding ABC transporter ATP-binding protein, protein MTSRHTTSLSLTDVDAGYGKVAILSRLSFATDPGGILTILGANGSGKSTCLKALMGLASLTGGTIRLGDEDITKMPVHRRVSLGLGYVPQVDNVFGDLSVDDNLRMGAFLHPQETPALREQALELFPQLKPHLRKAARLLSGGERRMLSIAQTLMIKPRILLMDEPSSDLSPKLVEEVFACITDLRERMGIPVLLVEQNVTHALRIADRVIVLAEGSKVLDRPTEAVTLDELGEIFLGRHPVTAQQD, encoded by the coding sequence ATGACCAGTCGGCACACCACCAGCCTCTCCCTAACCGATGTCGATGCGGGGTACGGTAAGGTCGCGATCCTCAGTCGGCTCTCTTTTGCGACCGACCCGGGCGGAATACTGACCATCCTTGGCGCCAACGGCAGCGGCAAATCAACCTGCCTGAAGGCCTTGATGGGGCTTGCCAGCCTCACCGGCGGGACCATTCGCCTTGGGGATGAGGACATCACGAAAATGCCTGTCCATCGCCGCGTGTCGCTTGGCCTTGGCTATGTTCCACAGGTCGACAACGTGTTCGGCGATCTTTCGGTTGATGACAACCTGCGCATGGGGGCGTTCCTGCATCCGCAGGAAACGCCGGCACTGCGCGAACAGGCGCTGGAGTTGTTTCCCCAGTTAAAGCCACATCTGCGCAAAGCCGCCCGTCTCCTTAGCGGCGGCGAGCGCCGAATGCTCTCCATTGCGCAGACTCTGATGATCAAGCCCCGCATTCTCCTGATGGATGAACCGAGCAGCGATCTGTCGCCCAAACTGGTCGAAGAGGTCTTCGCCTGTATCACTGACCTGCGAGAACGGATGGGCATTCCGGTGCTGCTGGTCGAACAGAATGTCACCCACGCCCTGCGCATCGCTGATCGCGTTATTGTCCTCGCCGAAGGAAGCAAGGTGCTGGACCGCCCAACCGAGGCAGTGACACTTGACGAACTTGGCGAAATTTTCCTCGGCCGTCATCCGGTGACGGCGCAACAAGATTAA